The proteins below come from a single Tsuneonella deserti genomic window:
- a CDS encoding proton-translocating transhydrogenase family protein, with protein sequence MDFISILSVFVLACFVGYYVVWSVTPALHTPLMAVTNAISSVIIVGALIASAAAGSPSSKWLGLTAVALASVNIFGGFAVTARMLAMYKKKDKPAAAAEKKA encoded by the coding sequence GTGGACTTCATCTCGATCCTGTCGGTCTTCGTTCTTGCCTGTTTCGTGGGCTACTACGTCGTCTGGTCGGTCACGCCCGCGCTGCACACGCCGCTGATGGCGGTGACCAACGCGATCTCGTCGGTCATCATCGTCGGGGCGCTGATCGCTTCGGCCGCGGCGGGCAGCCCGAGCTCGAAGTGGCTGGGCCTGACTGCCGTCGCGCTCGCCAGCGTGAATATCTTCGGCGGCTTCGCGGTGACCGCGCGGATGCTCGCCATGTACAAGAAGAAGGACAAGCCGGCCGCGGCCGCGGAGAAAAAGGCGTGA
- a CDS encoding NAD(P) transhydrogenase subunit alpha yields MRIAVLRETAPGETRVALTPETAKKFIALGAQVAVESGAGTAASITDAAYAEAGAEVGPAQKVVQGADILLAVQPPEPAALAGASPGALVAAVFDPFGRRDRVDAYAAAGFEALAMEFMPRITRAQSMDVLSSQSNLSGYKAVIAAADLYGRAFPMMMTAAGTVQAARVFVMGVGVAGLQAIATARRLGAQVSATDVRSATKEQIQSLGAKPVFVEKVAGIEGEGAGGYATEMSPEYQKAQAELVSGHIAKQDIVITTALIPGRAAPRLITGAQIATMKPGSVIFDLAVAQGDGTGGNVEGSRADQVVEKHGVKIMGYANTPATLPADASALYARNLYNFLSAFWDKEQGKPVLDAEIGDAVRLTRGGQVVSERLKS; encoded by the coding sequence TTGCGGATCGCCGTCCTCAGGGAGACCGCTCCGGGCGAAACCCGGGTCGCGCTGACGCCCGAGACCGCGAAGAAGTTCATCGCCCTTGGCGCCCAGGTGGCGGTCGAGAGCGGCGCGGGCACCGCTGCGAGCATTACCGACGCCGCCTATGCGGAGGCGGGCGCCGAGGTCGGACCCGCGCAAAAGGTCGTGCAGGGCGCCGATATCCTGCTCGCCGTCCAGCCCCCCGAGCCCGCCGCGCTGGCCGGGGCCAGCCCGGGTGCGCTGGTCGCGGCCGTGTTCGATCCCTTTGGCCGGCGCGACCGGGTCGATGCCTATGCGGCTGCGGGTTTCGAGGCATTGGCGATGGAGTTCATGCCGCGCATCACCCGCGCGCAGAGCATGGACGTGCTTTCCAGCCAGTCCAACCTGTCGGGCTACAAGGCGGTGATTGCCGCCGCGGACCTTTATGGCCGGGCCTTTCCGATGATGATGACCGCCGCCGGCACCGTGCAGGCGGCACGTGTTTTCGTCATGGGGGTAGGCGTTGCGGGCTTGCAGGCGATCGCCACCGCCCGGCGGCTGGGCGCGCAAGTCTCGGCCACCGACGTTCGCTCGGCAACGAAGGAGCAGATCCAGTCGCTCGGCGCGAAGCCGGTGTTCGTGGAGAAGGTCGCCGGTATCGAGGGTGAGGGCGCGGGTGGCTACGCCACGGAGATGAGCCCCGAGTACCAGAAGGCCCAGGCCGAGCTGGTCTCCGGGCATATCGCCAAACAGGACATCGTCATCACCACCGCGCTCATTCCCGGACGGGCAGCACCCCGGCTGATCACGGGCGCGCAGATCGCGACGATGAAGCCCGGCAGCGTGATCTTCGACCTCGCGGTGGCCCAGGGCGACGGGACGGGCGGCAACGTCGAAGGCTCGCGGGCCGACCAGGTGGTGGAGAAGCACGGCGTGAAGATCATGGGCTACGCCAACACGCCCGCCACGCTCCCGGCTGACGCCTCGGCGCTCTATGCGCGCAACCTGTACAACTTCCTGTCCGCGTTCTGGGACAAGGAGCAGGGCAAGCCGGTGCTCGACGCGGAAATCGGCGACGCGGTGCGCCTGACCAGGGGCGGCCAGGTCGTCAGCGAGAGGCTCAAGTCGTGA
- a CDS encoding sigma-54-dependent transcriptional regulator: MVEGDNRLLMLIDDEPAQSRLISALAAREGWRTLVVGDSETAIATLGTRQGMQLSAIILDQWVPGDDACTLIAELKKRRPALPILMLTASASPLLAVEAMRAGATDYLIKPVAPDRLMLALRSATKREAPRDELQPLTEKLGQVLDFDAMIGNAPNFRASLAKAAKTARGHGNVLIEGENGSGKEMLVRAMHAASPRARAPLRLINARAVPPGSIESVLFGHEQGAFPGAFERQIGALQHCDGGSLVLDEVDRLPMDLQEKLAEVLRTGVVRPVGARHGFRIDVRVLSASNLPVSALGAAGYFHPSLHEVLAPVTITLPPLRERSGDIAALARHFLARIGEQPGLRSLTITDGALALLAAYDWPGNVRQLQTVLFRAAVFCDGDALTADSFPQLSDMLGQPAEARDPRQDGVGVMLYTDDGNLRSLDDIEADVIRLAIGHYRGRMTEVARRLGIGRSTLYRKLGDLGIESAA, translated from the coding sequence ATGGTCGAAGGCGACAACCGCCTGCTGATGCTGATCGACGACGAACCGGCGCAGAGCCGGCTGATCTCGGCGCTGGCTGCGCGCGAGGGCTGGCGCACGCTGGTAGTGGGCGATTCCGAAACCGCAATCGCCACTCTCGGCACCCGCCAGGGAATGCAGCTTTCCGCGATCATCCTCGACCAGTGGGTGCCCGGAGACGACGCCTGCACGCTCATCGCCGAATTGAAGAAGCGCCGCCCGGCGCTGCCGATCCTGATGCTCACCGCGAGCGCCTCGCCCCTGCTGGCGGTCGAGGCGATGCGCGCGGGAGCGACCGACTACCTCATCAAGCCGGTGGCGCCCGACCGCCTGATGCTGGCGCTGCGCAGCGCGACCAAGCGCGAGGCGCCGCGCGACGAGCTTCAGCCGCTGACCGAGAAGCTGGGCCAGGTGCTCGATTTCGATGCCATGATCGGCAACGCACCCAACTTTCGCGCTTCGCTGGCGAAGGCGGCCAAGACCGCGCGCGGGCACGGCAATGTCCTCATCGAGGGCGAGAACGGCTCGGGCAAGGAGATGCTGGTGCGCGCGATGCATGCCGCCAGTCCCCGCGCCAGGGCGCCCTTGCGGCTGATCAATGCACGAGCGGTTCCCCCGGGCTCGATCGAATCCGTCCTGTTCGGACACGAGCAGGGCGCCTTCCCGGGCGCCTTCGAGCGCCAGATTGGCGCCCTGCAACATTGCGACGGCGGCTCTCTGGTGCTGGACGAGGTCGACCGGTTGCCGATGGACCTTCAGGAAAAGCTGGCGGAGGTCCTGAGGACAGGCGTGGTGCGTCCCGTCGGGGCGCGTCACGGCTTCCGCATCGATGTCCGCGTGCTTTCGGCGAGCAACCTGCCAGTCAGCGCCCTGGGCGCTGCGGGATACTTCCACCCCTCCCTTCACGAAGTGCTGGCGCCGGTGACCATTACGCTGCCTCCCTTGCGCGAACGCAGCGGCGACATCGCGGCGCTGGCCCGCCACTTCCTGGCCCGCATCGGCGAGCAGCCGGGCCTGCGGTCGCTGACCATCACCGACGGCGCGCTCGCGCTGCTGGCCGCGTACGACTGGCCCGGCAACGTGCGCCAGCTCCAGACGGTGCTGTTCCGCGCGGCGGTTTTCTGTGACGGCGATGCCCTGACCGCCGACAGCTTCCCGCAACTGTCCGACATGCTCGGCCAGCCCGCCGAAGCGCGCGACCCGCGCCAGGACGGGGTGGGAGTGATGCTCTACACCGACGACGGCAACCTGCGCTCGCTCGACGATATCGAAGCCGACGTCATCCGCCTCGCCATCGGCCACTACCGCGGCCGCATGACCGAGGTGGCGCGACGCCTGGGCATCGGTCGGTCCACGCTCTACCGCAAGCTGGGCGACCTGGGCATCGAGAGCGCGGCATAG
- a CDS encoding site-specific DNA-methyltransferase, with product MGVIETTRVRARSAKAAFEAPLDLPLGRILAGDCVEAMRRLPTASVDLVFADPPYNLQLGGDLNRPDGSHVDAVTDAWDRFDSFAAYDKFTREWLTEAKRVLKPDGALWVIGSYHNIYRVGAILQDLGFWILNDVVWRKTNPMPNFKGTRFTNAHETLLWASTGEKARYHFNYRAMKTLNDELQMRSDWVIPICGGNERLKEDGHKAHPTQKPEALLYRVLLATTEKGDVVLDPFFGTGTTGAVAKRLGREWIGCEREPAYREVATKRIAKELPLDESAIATMASPRNAPKVAFGAVVESGLLPPGTQVFDKKRRWIATVRTDGSLLCGEASGSIHGLGKELQGAPSCNGWVFWHYDDGGAIKPIDAVRQTYLLSIED from the coding sequence ATGGGGGTCATCGAGACCACGAGGGTGCGTGCGCGCTCCGCGAAAGCCGCGTTCGAGGCGCCGCTTGATCTGCCGCTCGGCCGCATCCTGGCGGGCGATTGCGTGGAGGCGATGAGGCGCCTGCCGACGGCGAGCGTCGATCTCGTCTTCGCCGATCCACCCTACAACCTGCAATTGGGCGGCGATCTCAACCGGCCCGACGGCAGCCATGTCGATGCGGTGACGGACGCGTGGGACCGGTTCGACAGCTTCGCGGCTTACGACAAGTTCACCCGCGAATGGCTGACCGAGGCGAAGCGCGTGCTGAAACCCGATGGCGCGCTCTGGGTCATCGGCAGCTACCACAACATCTACCGGGTCGGAGCGATTCTTCAGGACCTGGGCTTCTGGATTCTCAACGACGTGGTGTGGCGCAAGACCAACCCGATGCCCAACTTCAAGGGCACCCGCTTCACCAACGCGCACGAAACGCTGCTGTGGGCGAGCACCGGGGAAAAGGCGCGCTACCACTTCAACTACCGCGCGATGAAGACGCTCAACGACGAGCTGCAGATGCGCAGCGACTGGGTGATCCCGATCTGCGGTGGCAACGAGCGCCTGAAGGAGGACGGCCACAAGGCGCACCCCACGCAGAAGCCCGAGGCGCTGCTGTACCGCGTCCTGCTGGCAACGACCGAGAAGGGCGACGTGGTGCTTGATCCCTTTTTCGGCACCGGCACCACCGGTGCGGTCGCCAAGCGCCTGGGCCGCGAGTGGATCGGCTGCGAGCGCGAGCCCGCATACCGGGAGGTCGCGACGAAGCGCATCGCGAAGGAACTGCCGCTCGACGAGAGCGCCATCGCCACGATGGCCAGCCCGCGAAATGCGCCCAAGGTGGCCTTCGGCGCGGTGGTCGAATCCGGCCTGCTGCCGCCCGGCACGCAGGTGTTCGACAAGAAGCGGCGCTGGATCGCTACCGTGCGCACCGATGGGTCGCTGCTGTGCGGCGAGGCAAGCGGATCGATCCACGGCCTCGGCAAGGAACTGCAGGGCGCGCCGAGCTGCAACGGCTGGGTGTTCTGGCACTACGACGATGGCGGCGCGATCAAGCCGATCGACGCGGTGCGGCAGACCTACCTGCTGAGCATCGAGGATTGA
- a CDS encoding NAD(P)(+) transhydrogenase (Re/Si-specific) subunit beta — MSIVADAAHAVNPWVALAYLAAGVLFILALRGLSSPATSQRGNRFGMAGMLIAVGTTLATHFPVRTESPVPGITHLIIDGLTAAEILGAIALGGAVGWFIARRIAMTAMPQLVAAFHSLVGLAAVLVAVAAFMNPEAFGILGMDGNILTVSRIEMALGAAIGAITFSGSVIAFAKLNGNMSGKPILLPGRHLLNLGTLAAIVVLTALFAISADAGPGENGLFWIIVALSFAIGFLLIIPIGGADMPVVVSMLNSYSGWAAAAMGFTLHNTAMIITGALVGSSGAILSYIMCRAMNRSFISVIAGGFGADEAIAGGEAREQRPYKSGSAEDAAYMLEQAEKVIIVPGYGMAVAQAQHALREMGDKLKAKGVEVKYAIHPVAGRMPGHMNVLLAEANVPYDEVFELEDINSEFSQADVAFVIGANDVVNPAAKTDKSSPIYGMPVFDVGNAKQVFFIKRSMGGVGYAGVDNDVFYLDQTMMLLADAKKMVEDIVKALD, encoded by the coding sequence ATGTCGATCGTCGCCGATGCTGCCCACGCGGTGAACCCGTGGGTCGCGCTGGCCTACCTGGCGGCGGGGGTGCTGTTCATCCTCGCCCTGCGCGGCCTTTCCTCGCCCGCGACCAGCCAGCGCGGCAACCGTTTCGGCATGGCGGGCATGCTGATCGCGGTGGGGACGACGCTGGCGACGCACTTTCCGGTGCGGACGGAAAGCCCGGTTCCGGGGATCACGCACCTCATCATTGATGGGCTTACGGCGGCCGAGATCCTCGGGGCAATTGCCCTTGGCGGGGCGGTCGGCTGGTTCATCGCACGCCGCATCGCCATGACCGCGATGCCGCAGCTCGTCGCGGCGTTCCACAGCCTCGTCGGCCTTGCCGCGGTGCTGGTGGCGGTCGCCGCGTTCATGAACCCGGAGGCGTTCGGCATCCTCGGGATGGACGGCAATATCCTCACCGTCAGCCGGATCGAAATGGCCCTGGGCGCGGCGATCGGCGCGATCACTTTCTCGGGTTCGGTCATCGCCTTCGCGAAGCTCAACGGCAACATGAGCGGCAAGCCCATCCTGCTGCCGGGACGCCACCTGCTCAACCTCGGCACCCTGGCGGCGATTGTCGTCCTGACCGCGCTGTTCGCGATCTCCGCCGACGCGGGGCCGGGCGAGAACGGGCTGTTCTGGATCATCGTCGCGCTCAGTTTCGCGATCGGGTTCCTGCTGATCATCCCGATCGGCGGGGCCGACATGCCGGTCGTCGTGTCGATGCTGAACAGCTACTCGGGCTGGGCGGCGGCCGCGATGGGTTTCACGCTGCACAACACGGCGATGATCATCACCGGCGCGCTGGTCGGCTCTTCCGGCGCGATCCTCAGCTATATCATGTGCCGGGCGATGAACCGCAGCTTCATCTCGGTGATCGCGGGCGGATTCGGGGCGGACGAGGCCATCGCCGGGGGTGAGGCGCGCGAACAGCGCCCCTACAAGTCCGGCAGCGCGGAAGACGCCGCCTACATGCTGGAGCAGGCCGAAAAGGTCATCATCGTGCCCGGCTACGGAATGGCGGTTGCCCAGGCCCAGCACGCGCTGCGCGAGATGGGCGACAAGCTCAAGGCCAAGGGCGTCGAGGTGAAGTATGCCATTCACCCGGTCGCCGGCCGGATGCCGGGGCACATGAACGTGCTGCTGGCCGAAGCGAACGTGCCTTACGACGAGGTCTTCGAACTGGAGGACATCAATTCCGAATTCTCCCAGGCGGACGTCGCGTTCGTCATCGGCGCGAACGACGTGGTGAACCCGGCGGCCAAGACCGACAAGTCCTCACCGATCTACGGGATGCCGGTCTTCGACGTGGGCAATGCGAAGCAGGTGTTCTTTATCAAGCGGTCGATGGGCGGCGTCGGGTATGCCGGCGTCGATAATGATGTGTTCTATCTCGACCAGACGATGATGCTCCTCGCGGATGCGAAGAAGATGGTCGAGGATATCGTCAAGGCGCTCGACTGA
- the folP gene encoding dihydropteroate synthase: MTERLYLMPVGLAANPQSEEGDCIRLAGGLVYAHRFAAIVRSGGRVVERLRFTPETAAETFAQLPAGLGDDAENQWSALRTAHPPMQLGNRTVRLDQPQVAGILNVTPDSFSDGGQFLDRPEEGAAHAARMIEAGAALVDIGGESTRPGAPAVWEGDEIKRVVPAVEYCAQMGAGIAVDTRRGAVMEAALDAGAHMVNDVSALRHDPRSAEIVAGRGCPAVLMHAPGKGDDLHADGDYDCVVFDVFDWLAERRDAAIAAGIARDRIVLDPGIGFGKSLGENLALMNALPLFHALGQPLMVGASRKRMIGALSNEAATHERLGGSLALALKAMDAGVQLVRVHDVAETVQARNVWRGLRDAALTDFSMLPG; encoded by the coding sequence ATGACCGAGCGCCTCTACCTCATGCCCGTGGGCCTTGCCGCCAATCCGCAGAGCGAGGAAGGCGATTGCATCCGGCTGGCTGGCGGGCTGGTCTACGCCCACCGCTTCGCCGCGATCGTGCGCAGCGGCGGACGGGTGGTCGAGCGGCTTCGCTTCACGCCGGAAACCGCGGCCGAGACGTTCGCGCAGCTTCCCGCGGGGCTTGGCGACGATGCCGAGAACCAGTGGTCGGCGCTGCGGACGGCGCATCCACCGATGCAGCTTGGCAACCGCACAGTACGGCTGGACCAGCCACAGGTCGCGGGCATCCTCAACGTCACGCCCGACAGCTTCTCCGACGGCGGCCAGTTCCTCGACCGGCCTGAAGAAGGGGCGGCGCACGCCGCGAGGATGATCGAGGCCGGCGCGGCGCTGGTCGACATCGGCGGCGAGAGCACGCGTCCCGGCGCCCCCGCCGTGTGGGAGGGCGACGAGATCAAGCGGGTGGTCCCGGCGGTCGAATATTGTGCGCAGATGGGCGCGGGCATCGCCGTCGATACCCGGCGCGGGGCGGTGATGGAGGCGGCGCTCGACGCGGGAGCGCACATGGTCAACGACGTGTCGGCGCTACGCCACGATCCCCGCAGCGCCGAGATCGTCGCCGGTCGGGGGTGTCCGGCGGTGCTGATGCATGCGCCCGGCAAGGGCGATGACCTTCACGCCGACGGCGATTATGACTGCGTCGTATTCGACGTGTTCGACTGGCTCGCCGAGCGGCGCGATGCGGCGATCGCGGCCGGCATCGCGCGCGACAGGATCGTGCTCGATCCGGGCATCGGTTTCGGCAAGTCCCTGGGCGAAAATCTCGCACTCATGAACGCGCTGCCGCTGTTTCATGCCCTTGGCCAGCCGTTGATGGTCGGGGCCAGTCGCAAACGGATGATCGGCGCGCTGAGCAACGAAGCCGCCACGCACGAGCGGCTGGGCGGCAGCCTGGCGCTTGCGCTGAAAGCAATGGACGCCGGCGTCCAGCTCGTCCGCGTGCACGACGTTGCCGAGACGGTGCAGGCCCGTAACGTCTGGCGAGGACTGCGCGACGCGGCGCTAACCGATTTTTCGATGCTGCCCGGCTAG
- a CDS encoding aa3-type cytochrome c oxidase subunit IV: MATGNDMKAHTSTYGSFITLLKWSVPIVAVIALIVLVLISS; this comes from the coding sequence ATGGCAACCGGCAACGACATGAAGGCGCACACGAGCACATACGGCAGCTTCATCACGCTGCTGAAATGGAGCGTGCCGATCGTCGCGGTGATTGCGCTGATCGTCCTCGTCCTGATTTCCAGCTGA